CAAGTAAGAACGGGATCGGGATCGACTTGGGTGGAGATTCGGCAGACTTTGGTGGCCGATACGGTGGTGATGAGAGGCTCGTGAACATATTTCGTAAGAGAGATGGTTGGGCCGATGGTCTTGGTGATTGTGATAGGTCGAGGTCGGACGGTGATTGTTGGGACGCGGGTGTATGCTGGGAGTATGGTCGTCTCAATCGCCGTAGATGTGGTTTTCGTTACGGTGGTCGATGTGCTGTTGACAATCGGCGTGCTTACCACTGTGGCCTGGAAAATGCTGTCAGCGAGTATCGCTTGCCGTTGATTCACATGAAGGTCTTACAGTCACAGTAGGAGTGAACGTTGTTGTAGCAGGCTCGCCAACAACAAGGCTGAACCTGCGATCGAAGGCGATCGGTTCAGCGTCACCATTGTTTGAGATGATCACGACTCCCCAACTGCCGGTGTGGAGATCGCTCTTGTTCACTGGACACGTGGATAGCTGCTTGGTATCATCTGGTTGAGTTGGCGTCTCCGTGCACTCCCACTCGTCTCCGGCTTCATCGTAGAGAATGTTGTTTGTGATGTCTTTCTGGCAGCCTATATCTTCGTTAGCTAATGTTGCAGATTGCAGGAATCCAATCTACTCACCCTCGAACGTCGACACAAACGTGAAGGGATCCGTCGACGAGACGTTTTGGAAGTAGGTGTTGCCTCCTTGGAAGTCAATGCCGAATGATGAGCATTTGGCTGCGACTGTAGAAGCCAGCAAGCTCACTGTTAGCGGTGATGTGAGTCGAGTGAACATTTTGGATTGCACGTCTGTTGAGAGATGGAAATACTGCGTGAAAGCAACAATGGCAGTATTGAATGATGACTTACTATAGTGTTGTTGTCATGCACGAGATCGGTAGACCGATCATCCACATTCTATACTCGGAACCGGCTTTCTTACCTCTCGTGCTGAGCACCAATTGCCAAGTTGAGTAGACCGCCTATACTGCTCGGAGGATTTGCTCTATAATCACAGCAGGGAACAAGCGAGGCAGAGTCCGGATGTGCCGCATCAACAGCGGCCAGCCGCAGCGTGGACCTCTAGGCTGGTAACGAGTATGCAGAGTCTTTCTTGCTCCTCCATGTGGCATGTCATCGGAAAGAAATCTCGTGTCGCCAAGCGCGTGTTGGTGTCGTGTAACGTTTACCACGTTTAGACCACGCAGGCTGGTGCTCCCTGTGATGGAAGGATCGACTTTTGTTCCTTCCAAGGCTGTATTGCGAGAGGATAACAATGGCAGCAACGTCTGCATCTTGGATGATGACATATATGCAGTGGGCAGCCTGATGGAGGATTTCCAGTGCATGAGGCTGTCTGCTGCTGAGCTGCATGCCGCCAAGGATAAGGCCTGTTCTTCATGGTCACAGTGCATGAGAAGAGTCCGCCGACGATGTACGTGGATCGGTATGAGTGGTAGCGATGGATGGATGCGCAACTTGTCATCGTATCGTGCCGTCTTGAATTGGCAACGGTTGCCAGACGTCGCATCAGCTGGCCGCGAAGGATGAGAGAGCGTGATGGTTGATGTCAGCCCAAGGTCCATCGCGTATTCTAGAGGTGCGGAACGACCGACACTCGCCGGCGACGAGTGAGCTGGTCTCATGGATCCTTCTCTTACGAAGAGACACAAGGCTCTGAACGGTCGCCCCGCTGCCGTGCGGTCGTGCGCTTGGCTGTGCGATGGCCTCGATTGAGTACTTTACTCGGCCCTCCGCTCGGATATGGACGAAGCGAAGGAGTTGGGCGAGAACGAGCAAGACGATCGCCGAACTCTGCACCTCGTCGTGTCAAATTCGTCGGACGGTCTCAGCGCGACACGCAAGACGATACTCTCCCTGTCTTTTGGATCTCTGATCATGTCACTGTTATAGAGAGCCACGGAGCGGAGGTTGGAGAAGTTCCAAGAGTGCGCCCCGGCGGAATGGCGGCTAAACTTTTCCTCAAACTCGCCTTCCCTTCCCTGCGCGACACATCTTCCTACTGTATCCTCACTACCTTACATCCTCATCAGACGCGACATCACGCCGCATCTCCCGACCATATGGTCACCAAGCGGAGAGCCGCGCTCGTGCAAGCCTCCACATACAGGCGAATCAGGCCATGCAAGGCTGCGTTGCTTTGACTAAGGTAGGAGATTAGGTGCTGAGCCACTGTAGCTACCCTCCTCGACAGCGAGAGTCCCATGGTCCTCGAACCGAACGATACACGCAGGGTCGTCAGCGACAGCAGCCTTGCTGCAATTCTCCGAAAGACTATAGACCGCATGCACGACTTCCGGACGATACATTGTCCGATTTGAGCTTTTCCGAAAGACCTTAATATAGACGCTGCAGGACCTGATCATCCCGGGGCTGGCGGAGCGTCATCCTATGCACACTTCGGCTTCATGGCAACGACCGCTCGACTCCGAAGGACGACGTGCTCACCGGTGATGTCGATACCAACTGAGCTATGTTTGGGTACAGCACGTCTACTCGCCATCGTGTTGCAAGGATACTGCCAATCCTTATGCGAACGCGAAGAAACAGATCCCTGTTAATAGTACAACTTCCTTGGGGGTCGCCTTACCTGGCTGCCAACAAAAGCAGAATGCGGAATCGAGATACAGCTCCATGGTCACATCCGCTAGATCATCCTACAAGCACGACTACACTGGTCGTCTGCTTGCTGACCGCCACTTTGGTCATCTCAGCACGATCGCTCCCACGAAGTCCTGCACAAGCTACGACTGTGCATCTCGATGGCTCTCGTAGGAGATCGAAGCCTGCGGAGCTCCGAACAGAGCCACAGATTTCCTGTTCGGGAGTGCGATGTAGTATCATCGTAGCGCCCACGTTGTGCGGCCTCGAGAACCCGATGCCAATCCCTCTGACGAGATCTTGGACTGAGCAAGTGGATATCGATATCGCTCCTGCGCAGCTGCAACGTGGCGAGGTTCAGCCTTGGCTCGCGAGTCGCAAGATTAGTCTGTATACCGCCTGGTATCTCGCGTGTATGTCTGGCTGACACCCTCACTTTCCCTGCATTGTGTGTTCCTGTCTTCACTCTAGCCTTCCAGTCCTGGGAACGAATCACCTACCCTCCGTGTGACAAGGGAGTATATATTGATCCCCATCGTGCATCGCAACGGATCTCCCACGCATGTTCGATTTGCATTCACCACACTCGGCATTAACATGAAACTCCTCACCAGTCTAGCGGCGATCGTGTCCGTCTCGCAGGCTTTCGTTCTGCCAGCAGAGCGTCTATCGTCCGAATTATCGACCATTGAAGAAAGACAGACCGCCGATCCAGAATGCGTTCACGGCCCACAGACTCGTCGATGCTGGTCTGGCGGGTACAGCGTCGCCACGGACTTCGATCTCAAGCATCCTGAGACTACTGTGACACGATCGTACACCTTGACGATAACAAACTCGACATGCAATCCGGACGGCAACGGAGAGCGTCTTTGTCAATTGATCAATGGTCAATACCCAGGACCAACAAGTGAGTTTCACAGTATTCTCTGAGAAGATTCCCTAGGCCGACGATCTAACAACGCCGTAGTCACTGCCGACTGGGGtgatctcctctccatcaagATTATCAACAAGCTTGAAGACAATGGAACCGCGATCCACTTCCACGGCGTGCGCCAGCTCAATACCTGCGGTGCGGACGGTGTCCCAGGTATCACGCAATGCCCGATTGCTCCGGGTGCTGAGTTTACCTACTTATTTCGAGCGACACAATTTGGAACGTCTTGGTGCGTGAAGACCTTAGTTTGGACCGAGCCACGGACTAATGAGAGCTCAATCAGGTATCACTCACACTTTTCGAACCAGTATGGTGATGGAGTCGTTGGTGCTATGGTCTTCAACGGTCCAGCTACCAGCAATTACGACGTCGACCTGGGCCCATACTCCCTGACAGACTGGTTAGCTCAATTATCTTCTGCGTCGACCTCTTCACTCTGACACGCTTGGTCAGGTACTATGCCACGGCATTCGAGACTTCAATGCAGTCCATGATATCTCTCCAAACTCAAGGAGGTCCTCCGAAAGCCAACAACATCCTAATCAACGGAACGAACAAGAACGCGGCTGGAGGCGGAGCTTACAATGAAGTCACAATCACCAAGGGCAAGAAatatcgtcttcgtctcATCAACATGTCTGTCGATCAATACATGCGGGTCTCACTCGACGGCCACAAGATGACAGTCATGACATCCGACTTTGTTCCTATCAAGCCTTATGTGACGGAGACCCTGCTCATTGCTATTGGACAGCGCTACGACGTGGTAAGTCTTTACAGCCAAATCTCGTATTGACTGAAATCGCACTCACATCCTCCAGATCATCACCGCCAACCAAACCGCCGGCTCCTACTTCTTCCGCGTCGATCCCGCCGCCGACTGCTTCGCCGCAAACGACCACTTCGGCCGCGCAATCTGGACCTACTCCGACGTCTCACCTTCCACGCCTCCCGAAAATCCCTGGCCTGTACCCACAACCCAATGCCTCGAACCGTCCGAAATGGCGCCCTACTGGAAACAAGCCGTGCCATCcaactccttctcctccgacgTCACCCGTCTGAACGTAAACATCACCACGGGCGAATTCCTTCCGGACCCAGACACGATCGTGGTCTGGGCCATCGACGACCAAAACATCAACGTCAACTGGAGTCGACCGACCGTCTCGTTCGTCGACGAAGGCGACGCGGACTACACGCCCGAAATGCACGTCATGCATCTCCAGGACGAGGGCAAGTGGAATTACTACCTCATCCAGCAGACGGGCTCGGCGCCTCCGATCCCGCATCCGATCCATTTGCATGGGCATGACTTTTTCGTTCTGGGTCAGGGATCTACTGCGTGGGATGGGACGGCGACGCTGAATTTTGCGACGCCGCCGAGGAGGGATACGGCGACGGTACCGGGTGGAGGGTGGTTGGCGATTGCGTTCCCGTCCAATAATCCTGGTATGTTGATCGCTGTGTTCTGGATTTATGATGCTGTCGCTAATGAAATGTAGGAACGTGGCTCCTTCACTGCCACATCGCATTCCACATCGGCGAGGGACTAGGCATGCAATTCATCGAGGAGGCCGGAAAGATTGTGA
This is a stretch of genomic DNA from Zymoseptoria tritici IPO323 chromosome 3, whole genome shotgun sequence. It encodes these proteins:
- a CDS encoding putative multicopper oxidase, type 1 (Shows sequence similarity to FET3 and FET5 of S. cerevisiae. These proteins are ferroxidases involved in iron uptake.), with the protein product MKLLTSLAAIVSVSQAFVLPAERLSSELSTIEERQTADPECVHGPQTRRCWSGGYSVATDFDLKHPETTVTRSYTLTITNSTCNPDGNGERLCQLINGQYPGPTITADWGDLLSIKIINKLEDNGTAIHFHGVRQLNTCGADGVPGITQCPIAPGAEFTYLFRATQFGTSWYHSHFSNQYGDGVVGAMVFNGPATSNYDVDLGPYSLTDWYYATAFETSMQSMISLQTQGGPPKANNILINGTNKNAAGGGAYNEVTITKGKKYRLRLINMSVDQYMRVSLDGHKMTVMTSDFVPIKPYVTETLLIAIGQRYDVIITANQTAGSYFFRVDPAADCFAANDHFGRAIWTYSDVSPSTPPENPWPVPTTQCLEPSEMAPYWKQAVPSNSFSSDVTRLNVNITTGEFLPDPDTIVVWAIDDQNINVNWSRPTVSFVDEGDADYTPEMHVMHLQDEGKWNYYLIQQTGSAPPIPHPIHLHGHDFFVLGQGSTAWDGTATLNFATPPRRDTATVPGGGWLAIAFPSNNPGTWLLHCHIAFHIGEGLGMQFIEEAGKIVKPHGYDETCSSWRAYEKGMYYPKHDSGL